Proteins found in one Borreliella valaisiana VS116 genomic segment:
- a CDS encoding V-type ATP synthase subunit E, giving the protein MQFEVKDLINKIKKDGLEEAERVSNDIILKAKREAEEIVAKAEEAARVLKAKSEKEVNDYKSHALEASRQAIRDLIIGVEKNLKSLFENTLKDNVTEVFSDNNFLAELIIKITDSWLKEEKLVIQLNESDFSSLEQILRLKLKNKLKEGIEIKPFKGINKGFKIQKKNIGLYYDFSVETIADILFDYLNPRFKEVIKVV; this is encoded by the coding sequence ATGCAATTTGAAGTAAAGGATCTGATAAATAAAATTAAAAAAGATGGTCTTGAAGAAGCCGAGAGAGTATCTAATGATATTATTTTGAAGGCTAAAAGAGAGGCAGAAGAAATAGTTGCTAAAGCAGAAGAAGCTGCTAGAGTATTAAAGGCAAAATCAGAAAAAGAGGTTAATGACTATAAAAGTCATGCTCTTGAAGCTTCTAGGCAAGCAATCAGAGACTTAATTATTGGCGTTGAGAAGAATCTTAAATCTCTTTTTGAAAATACTCTAAAAGATAATGTGACGGAAGTTTTTAGTGATAATAATTTCTTAGCAGAGCTTATAATTAAAATAACGGATTCTTGGCTTAAAGAAGAAAAATTAGTTATTCAATTAAATGAATCTGATTTTTCTAGCTTAGAACAGATATTAAGACTAAAACTTAAAAATAAGCTTAAAGAAGGAATAGAAATTAAGCCTTTTAAAGGTATAAATAAAGGTTTTAAGATTCAAAAAAAGAATATTGGTTTGTATTATGATTTTTCAGTGGAAACTATTGCAGACATTCTTTTTGATTATCTTAATCCAAGATTTAAGGAAGTTATAAAAGTGGTCTAG
- a CDS encoding V-type ATP synthase subunit B: protein MKRVYSKIESIAGNVITVTAQGIKYGELAIVKAKDTSSLAEVIKLDREKVSLQVYGGTRGVSTSDEIKFLGHSMQVSFSDNLLGRIFDGSGNPRDGGPSLDDSLIEIGGPSANPTKRIVPRNMIRTGLPMIDVFNTLVESQKLPIFSVSGEPYNELLVRIALQAEVDLIILGGMGLKHDDYLTFKDSLEKGGALSRAIFFVHTANDSVVESLTVPDISLSVAEKFALKGKKVLVLLTDMTNFADAMKEISITMEQVPSNRGYPGDLYSQLAYRYEKAIDFEGAGSVTILTVTTMPGDDVTHPVPDNTGYITEGQYYLKGGRIEPFGSLSRLKQMVNNKTRDDHRTIMDSMIKLYASSKESVEKKAMGFNMTKWDEKLLKYSNMFESKMMDLSVNIPLEEALDLGWDILASCFSPKETGIKTDLIEKYWPKKETY from the coding sequence ATGAAAAGAGTCTATAGTAAAATAGAGTCTATAGCAGGCAATGTAATAACTGTTACAGCTCAAGGTATTAAGTACGGTGAGCTTGCTATTGTGAAAGCAAAAGATACAAGTTCTCTAGCCGAAGTAATTAAACTTGATCGAGAAAAAGTTTCTCTTCAAGTTTATGGAGGTACAAGAGGTGTTTCCACGTCAGATGAGATAAAGTTTTTAGGGCATTCAATGCAAGTTTCATTTTCTGACAATTTGTTAGGTAGAATTTTTGATGGTTCTGGAAATCCTAGAGATGGAGGTCCTTCTCTTGATGATAGTTTGATTGAAATTGGAGGACCATCTGCAAATCCCACAAAACGCATTGTTCCTAGAAATATGATAAGGACAGGGCTTCCAATGATAGATGTTTTTAACACTCTTGTTGAATCTCAAAAATTACCAATCTTTTCTGTTTCTGGCGAGCCTTATAATGAGCTTCTTGTGAGAATTGCACTTCAAGCAGAGGTTGATTTGATAATTCTTGGTGGAATGGGACTGAAGCATGATGATTATTTAACTTTTAAAGATTCTTTAGAAAAAGGAGGTGCCTTAAGTAGAGCAATTTTTTTTGTTCATACTGCTAACGATTCTGTTGTTGAATCTTTAACTGTTCCTGATATTTCGCTTTCTGTTGCTGAAAAGTTTGCCCTAAAGGGTAAAAAAGTTTTAGTGCTTCTTACAGACATGACAAATTTTGCTGATGCAATGAAAGAAATATCTATAACGATGGAACAAGTACCTTCTAACAGAGGGTATCCTGGAGATTTATATTCTCAGCTTGCATATCGTTATGAGAAAGCTATTGATTTTGAAGGTGCAGGGTCGGTTACAATACTTACGGTTACAACTATGCCGGGTGATGATGTTACTCATCCTGTTCCTGATAATACTGGGTATATAACAGAAGGTCAGTACTATTTAAAGGGCGGCAGAATAGAACCTTTCGGATCGCTTTCAAGACTTAAGCAAATGGTAAATAACAAGACTAGAGACGATCACAGGACTATAATGGATTCAATGATTAAACTTTATGCATCTTCAAAAGAGTCTGTAGAAAAGAAGGCTATGGGATTTAATATGACCAAGTGGGATGAAAAATTGCTTAAGTATAGCAACATGTTTGAAAGTAAGATGATGGATTTATCTGTTAATATTCCCTTAGAAGAGGCTTTGGATTTGGGTTGGGACATTCTTGCTAGTTGTTTTAGTCCAAAAGAAACAGGAATAAAAACAGACCTTATTGAAAAATATTGGCCTAAGAAAGAGACCTATTGA
- a CDS encoding V-type ATP synthase subunit D, which yields MPKIKLTKNDLKKQKDELKMFKRYLPTLQLKKQQLYMEIVRIENAYRIKNLEQQKLKDSIFNWISLFSEKFPFESWIQVKTVVKKSVNIAGVAIPIFDYIEYENIKHDLLYTPYWVDKGIEILKIVIQIDVELKILKKQIDLLSKEFRVTSQRVNLFEKVMIPTAKANIKKINVYLGDQQTAAVVRGKIAKSSLMKKK from the coding sequence ATGCCTAAAATTAAATTGACCAAAAATGATCTTAAAAAGCAAAAAGATGAACTTAAAATGTTTAAAAGATATTTGCCTACTTTGCAGCTTAAGAAACAACAGCTTTATATGGAAATTGTTAGAATTGAAAATGCTTACAGAATTAAAAATCTTGAGCAACAAAAACTTAAAGATAGTATTTTTAATTGGATTTCTCTTTTTAGCGAAAAATTTCCTTTTGAAAGTTGGATTCAAGTAAAAACAGTGGTCAAAAAGTCTGTAAATATTGCAGGTGTTGCAATTCCTATATTTGATTATATTGAATATGAAAATATAAAGCACGATTTGCTTTATACTCCTTATTGGGTGGATAAGGGGATTGAAATTCTCAAAATTGTGATTCAAATTGATGTAGAGCTTAAAATTTTAAAAAAACAGATTGATTTGCTTTCAAAAGAATTTCGAGTAACATCTCAGAGAGTTAATTTATTTGAGAAAGTTATGATACCAACAGCTAAGGCTAATATAAAAAAAATTAATGTGTATCTTGGAGATCAGCAAACTGCAGCTGTTGTAAGAGGTAAAATTGCTAAGTCTAGTTTGATGAAAAAAAAATAG
- a CDS encoding ATP synthase subunit K (produces ATP from ADP in the presence of a proton gradient across the membrane; the K subunit is a nonenzymatic component which binds the dimeric form by interacting with the G and E subunits): MDIGLIGVNSALTISAIGSALGMGAAGSAAIGAWKRCYMQGKPAPFLLIVFVSAPLTQIIYGYILMNTLYEVMMQTNPWLLLGAGLGGGFAIAVSGFAQGKAAAGACDAFSETGKGFATYLLVLGLIESVALFVMVFLMIFKFV, translated from the coding sequence ATGGATATAGGTTTAATAGGAGTTAATTCAGCTTTGACAATCTCAGCAATAGGTTCTGCGTTGGGCATGGGAGCAGCAGGTAGTGCTGCTATTGGAGCATGGAAGAGATGTTATATGCAAGGAAAGCCAGCACCATTTTTATTGATTGTTTTTGTTTCAGCACCATTGACTCAAATAATATATGGATATATTTTAATGAACACGTTATATGAGGTAATGATGCAGACAAATCCATGGTTGTTACTTGGAGCTGGTCTTGGCGGTGGGTTTGCGATTGCTGTTTCTGGATTTGCTCAAGGTAAAGCAGCAGCAGGCGCTTGTGATGCTTTTTCTGAGACTGGGAAAGGATTTGCTACATACCTACTAGTTTTAGGATTAATAGAATCTGTTGCTCTTTTTGTAATGGTATTTTTAATGATATTCAAGTTTGTTTAA
- a CDS encoding endonuclease MutS2, whose translation MQDKYLKNIDFYEILSLVSEYVSNPDTVNLLNNQKILKTRESLEKMFSFVNLIRMLFESCKGYPNSFINSLEYSMSLLSKENSRVSIEDLRDIVGFLDEVLKINLFLHKNSDTKHFDVQILTDLLFLSPELKKLLSELKEYIDFDALELKSGVIKEYDSVEFEIKNLNRRVENQIKRIISLNIEYLASNFVYYKSNKHTLALKSNFKGKIKGNIISVSSSGETFYIEPNDIVNDNNRLNYLNLEKKRIILKILQNLSGKVHSNIVLLDNLYNNFLYYDSLKARAIYGIKTKGIFPEISDVLNIFDAHHPLLKDPKVITFTPAESRVVIITGPNAGGKTVTLKTIGLLSAMFQFGIPIVVGESSTFKIFDNIFIDIGDEQSISNSLSTFSSHMSNISYILKHATKNSLVIFDEFCSGTDIDQGQALAISILEYLIDINSYVLISTHYNALKYFAYTHEGVVNASMRMDLETMQPNYNLIFSIPGESYAFNVASKVLIDSSIVIRANEIYSSQKTEVNKILERLIEKEKNLLSIKESMDKKLIQIELQEKEIENIYQNLLLKEKNIEIELLNEQNEFLKNSRKILENLVREIKEGNIDVSKNKAFISDLEKNLDLKLNKVDSLNNKRNMLRDFKIGDRVRIVNSNAKGRIVGMSKKKIIVNVGAFNVSVSSSEISLENVIDQKKEGGKNFSFSIDYNKESPLSFTVDIRGMRAVDALDFLNKKIDNIILNGINKFEIIHGKGEGHLMREVHKLLKELKFVKKYYFAHPSDGGAGKTIVEI comes from the coding sequence ATGCAAGATAAATATTTAAAAAATATTGATTTTTATGAAATTTTATCTTTAGTATCTGAATACGTTTCTAATCCGGACACTGTTAATTTACTAAATAATCAAAAAATATTAAAAACAAGAGAAAGTTTAGAGAAAATGTTTTCCTTTGTAAATCTCATTAGAATGCTTTTTGAGAGTTGTAAAGGATATCCAAACTCTTTTATAAATAGCTTGGAATATTCCATGTCATTGTTATCAAAAGAAAATTCAAGAGTTTCTATTGAAGATTTAAGAGATATTGTAGGGTTTTTAGATGAAGTTTTGAAAATAAATTTATTTTTGCATAAAAATAGTGATACCAAACATTTTGATGTTCAAATTTTAACCGATTTATTATTTTTAAGTCCAGAGTTAAAAAAATTGCTTAGTGAATTGAAAGAATATATAGATTTCGATGCTCTTGAATTGAAAAGTGGCGTTATAAAAGAATATGATTCGGTTGAATTTGAAATTAAAAATTTAAATAGACGAGTTGAAAATCAGATAAAAAGAATAATTAGCTTAAATATAGAATATTTGGCTTCTAATTTTGTTTATTATAAATCGAATAAACATACTCTTGCTCTTAAGTCTAATTTTAAAGGTAAAATTAAGGGAAATATTATTTCTGTTTCGTCATCAGGTGAAACGTTTTATATTGAACCAAATGATATTGTAAATGATAATAATAGGTTAAATTATTTGAATTTAGAAAAAAAAAGAATAATTTTAAAAATTTTACAGAATCTTTCTGGTAAAGTTCATAGCAACATTGTTCTTTTAGATAATCTTTATAATAATTTTTTGTATTATGATTCTTTAAAAGCACGAGCAATTTATGGAATCAAAACTAAAGGAATATTTCCTGAGATCTCAGATGTATTAAATATTTTTGATGCACATCATCCTTTGTTAAAGGATCCAAAGGTAATAACTTTTACTCCTGCTGAAAGTCGTGTTGTAATTATTACTGGACCTAATGCTGGTGGAAAAACGGTAACTTTAAAGACAATTGGGCTACTTAGTGCAATGTTCCAATTTGGGATTCCTATTGTTGTTGGTGAGTCTAGTACTTTTAAAATTTTTGATAACATTTTTATTGACATTGGCGATGAGCAGTCAATTTCTAATTCTCTTTCAACTTTTTCAAGTCATATGAGTAATATTTCCTATATTTTAAAACATGCTACAAAAAATAGTCTTGTAATATTTGATGAATTTTGCTCAGGAACAGACATTGATCAAGGGCAGGCGCTTGCTATTTCAATTCTTGAATATTTAATTGATATTAATTCTTATGTTTTAATATCAACTCATTATAATGCTCTTAAATATTTTGCATATACTCATGAGGGCGTTGTTAATGCTTCTATGCGTATGGATTTAGAGACAATGCAACCCAATTATAATTTAATTTTTTCTATTCCTGGTGAAAGTTATGCGTTTAATGTTGCTAGTAAGGTTTTGATTGACAGTAGTATAGTAATTCGTGCTAATGAAATTTATTCATCCCAAAAAACAGAAGTTAATAAAATTTTAGAAAGATTAATAGAGAAAGAGAAAAATTTACTTTCAATTAAAGAAAGCATGGATAAAAAATTAATCCAAATAGAATTGCAAGAAAAAGAAATAGAAAATATTTATCAAAATCTTTTATTAAAAGAAAAAAATATTGAAATAGAGCTTTTAAATGAGCAGAATGAATTTTTAAAAAATTCAAGAAAAATTTTGGAAAATTTAGTTAGGGAAATAAAAGAGGGTAATATTGATGTTTCAAAAAATAAAGCTTTTATATCAGATTTGGAAAAAAATTTAGATCTCAAGTTAAATAAAGTAGATTCTCTTAACAATAAGAGAAATATGTTGAGAGATTTTAAAATAGGTGACAGGGTTAGAATAGTTAATTCTAATGCGAAAGGAAGAATAGTTGGGATGTCTAAAAAGAAGATTATTGTTAATGTGGGTGCTTTTAATGTTAGCGTTTCTAGCTCAGAGATATCTTTGGAGAACGTTATAGACCAGAAAAAAGAAGGTGGTAAAAATTTTAGCTTCTCAATTGATTATAATAAGGAAAGCCCGTTAAGTTTTACCGTTGATATTAGGGGTATGAGGGCTGTTGATGCTCTAGACTTTTTGAATAAGAAAATAGATAATATTATATTAAATGGCATTAATAAATTCGAGATTATTCATGGAAAAGGGGAGGGTCATCTTATGAGGGAAGTTCACAAATTGTTAAAAGAGTTGAAGTTTGTTAAAAAATATTATTTTGCTCATCCTAGTGATGGGGGGGCTGGAAAAACTATAGTTGAGATTTAA
- a CDS encoding V-type ATP synthase subunit I: MIVKMKKVLLLTLSKYKKESLEILRDFGVVHINSCNKNSDSLKKSIDNRRILIQAFSLLKEDGGVKALKSSNGNFLDIAKSIVNLGNEIKEFQDIKRSLLHEKNLISVWGNFSLEYINKLKESNIYINFFKIQKSEYKNLLRDPNVNVFLIKNVKNTSYFVSVGEFEQKIEIADEFKFNFDLDYINNKLKVVDEILDQKLTQISLFNKYIDILRDEIKNYDQIVEFEQVLADMQTDFEDFSYITGFVPAESQESLKSSILKAGFAVQFADPEENDIIPTYIKRKGIANLATPIFNILETIPGYKERDISFIFMLFFFVFFGMIIGDAAYGVIFFLIGILLSLSFILKGKPLTSFHGLIFYLSVSSILYGSMTGTWFGSPLILEMFPILNSFKVSYLTDKNSMQNIIFICFSIGVLQISLAHAWNFFRQVKEKPHIHSIAQIGWLIGIVGLYYLVLNLILGQFRFPMYNAVYNTIYFGIALVFIFGKQDGSNFFKCILKSFGGIIEQFLTTVSGFADIISYIRLFAVGLAGLSISASFNAMSMPLLKSSNIGLIVVGIIVILFGHVLNIMLSLLSVIVHGVRLNMLEFSNHLGQEWSGYAYKPFKKIKK, from the coding sequence ATGATTGTAAAAATGAAAAAAGTTTTACTTTTGACTTTATCAAAATATAAAAAAGAATCATTGGAGATTTTAAGAGATTTTGGAGTAGTTCATATTAATTCTTGCAATAAAAATTCAGATTCTTTAAAAAAAAGCATTGATAATCGGCGAATTTTAATACAAGCTTTTTCGTTACTTAAAGAAGATGGGGGTGTTAAGGCTTTGAAGTCTTCTAATGGAAATTTTTTAGATATTGCAAAAAGCATAGTCAATTTAGGCAATGAGATCAAAGAATTTCAAGACATTAAACGATCTTTACTACATGAAAAGAATTTGATTTCAGTTTGGGGAAATTTTTCTTTAGAATATATTAACAAATTGAAAGAATCTAACATTTATATTAACTTTTTTAAAATCCAAAAAAGTGAATATAAAAATTTATTAAGAGACCCTAATGTTAATGTGTTTTTGATTAAAAATGTAAAAAACACTTCTTATTTTGTTAGTGTAGGTGAGTTTGAGCAAAAAATTGAAATTGCTGATGAATTTAAGTTTAATTTTGATCTTGATTATATTAATAATAAGTTGAAAGTTGTTGATGAGATTCTAGATCAAAAATTGACCCAAATTTCTCTTTTTAATAAATACATTGATATTTTAAGAGATGAGATAAAAAATTACGATCAAATTGTAGAGTTTGAGCAGGTTTTAGCTGATATGCAAACCGATTTTGAAGATTTTTCGTATATTACGGGATTTGTTCCAGCTGAAAGTCAAGAATCTCTTAAAAGTTCAATTTTAAAAGCAGGTTTTGCAGTGCAATTTGCAGATCCTGAAGAAAATGATATTATTCCAACTTATATAAAAAGGAAAGGAATTGCCAATTTAGCTACACCTATTTTTAATATTTTAGAAACAATTCCTGGATATAAAGAAAGGGATATAAGTTTTATTTTTATGTTATTTTTCTTTGTGTTTTTTGGTATGATAATAGGTGATGCGGCTTATGGAGTGATATTTTTTTTGATAGGAATTTTGCTTAGCTTGAGTTTTATTCTTAAAGGGAAGCCTTTAACTTCATTTCATGGGTTAATATTTTATCTTAGTGTATCATCGATACTTTATGGTTCTATGACTGGGACTTGGTTTGGTAGTCCTTTAATTCTTGAAATGTTTCCTATTTTGAATTCATTTAAAGTTAGTTATTTGACAGATAAAAATAGTATGCAAAATATTATCTTTATCTGCTTTTCAATAGGAGTTTTGCAAATTTCATTGGCTCATGCTTGGAATTTTTTCAGGCAAGTAAAAGAAAAGCCCCATATTCATTCAATTGCACAGATTGGTTGGCTCATAGGTATAGTTGGTCTTTATTACCTTGTTTTGAATTTAATACTTGGCCAATTTCGATTTCCTATGTATAATGCTGTTTATAATACAATATATTTTGGCATTGCACTTGTATTTATTTTTGGAAAGCAAGATGGTTCGAATTTTTTTAAGTGTATATTGAAAAGTTTTGGAGGTATTATAGAGCAATTTTTAACCACCGTGTCAGGATTTGCAGATATAATATCTTATATTAGACTTTTTGCAGTTGGACTTGCTGGACTTTCAATCTCAGCAAGTTTTAATGCCATGTCAATGCCTTTGTTAAAATCTTCTAATATTGGTCTTATAGTAGTTGGAATTATTGTTATACTTTTTGGGCATGTTTTAAATATAATGTTATCTTTACTTTCAGTAATTGTTCATGGAGTAAGGCTTAATATGCTTGAATTTTCAAACCATTTAGGGCAAGAATGGAGTGGATATGCTTATAAGCCTTTTAAAAAAATAAAAAAATAA
- the lepA gene encoding translation elongation factor 4, with translation MICGSGGASISIRKKNFCIIAHIDHGKSTLADRFIQKAKIISDRDFKSQMLDSMEIERERGITIKSQAVTITYKSNDGNLYELNFVDTPGHVDFSYEVSRAISSCEGALLLIDASQGIQAQTVSNFYMAFEHDLEIIPVINKIDLPNANIDFVKKQIKNDLGLNEEIAILISAKNGIGIDDLLEAICKYVPSPKGNIKDPLRALIFDSHYDSYRGVIVHFRIFEGQIKTGDKIRLMHTDSEYLIEEIGVFKISLERKDRLEVGDVGYFIAGIKNISDVKIGDTVTLCDFPALSPLEGFKEVKPVVFSSVYPVDANQYDDLLKAMDRLKLNDASLTFEKDSSAALGHGFKCGFLGLLHLEVIQERIEREFDLNVILTSPSVRYKIIPKKGESYFIESPEQFPGNEAIESILEPYIRANIIVPTEFLGNIMSVCLLKRGVQTNLIYLDTKRVELIYKMPLSEILFDFYDKIKSVSRGYASFDYELLDYEYTDLVRLDILVNGDRVDALSQLVFKDSARTKAIGICKKLKDEIARQQFKIAIQGAIGSNVIARETISPVRKDVTAKCYGGDITRKRKLLEKQKEGKKRMKMVGNVEIPQSAFLAVLKSNDN, from the coding sequence TTGATTTGTGGTTCAGGGGGAGCAAGTATTAGTATTCGTAAGAAAAATTTTTGCATTATTGCACACATTGATCATGGTAAATCAACATTAGCTGATCGATTTATTCAAAAGGCTAAAATAATATCTGATCGTGATTTTAAAAGTCAAATGCTTGACAGTATGGAGATTGAGCGAGAAAGAGGAATTACAATAAAAAGTCAAGCAGTAACAATTACTTATAAAAGTAATGACGGCAATCTTTATGAATTAAATTTTGTAGATACTCCAGGTCATGTTGATTTTTCTTATGAAGTATCAAGAGCAATTTCATCTTGTGAAGGTGCTCTTTTATTAATTGATGCAAGTCAGGGAATACAAGCTCAGACAGTTTCTAATTTTTATATGGCTTTTGAGCATGATTTAGAAATTATTCCTGTTATTAATAAAATAGATCTTCCAAATGCTAATATTGACTTTGTAAAAAAGCAAATAAAAAATGATTTAGGATTAAATGAAGAAATTGCTATTTTGATTTCTGCTAAGAATGGAATAGGAATTGATGACTTGCTTGAAGCTATTTGTAAGTATGTGCCATCTCCTAAAGGAAATATTAAGGATCCATTAAGGGCATTAATTTTTGATTCACATTACGATTCTTATAGAGGAGTTATTGTTCACTTTAGGATTTTCGAAGGACAAATAAAGACAGGTGATAAGATTAGGTTAATGCATACTGATAGTGAATATTTAATTGAGGAGATTGGAGTTTTTAAAATATCACTTGAAAGAAAAGATAGACTAGAAGTAGGAGATGTTGGATATTTTATTGCAGGAATTAAAAATATATCAGATGTGAAAATTGGAGATACAGTAACTCTTTGTGATTTTCCTGCATTATCTCCCCTTGAGGGATTTAAAGAAGTTAAGCCTGTAGTGTTTTCTTCGGTGTATCCTGTTGATGCTAATCAATATGATGATCTTTTAAAGGCAATGGATAGATTAAAACTTAATGATGCGTCGTTAACATTTGAAAAGGATTCATCGGCAGCTCTTGGGCATGGTTTTAAGTGTGGATTTCTTGGTCTTTTGCATTTAGAGGTTATTCAAGAACGCATTGAGCGTGAATTTGATTTAAATGTGATATTGACTTCTCCTTCTGTTAGATACAAAATAATTCCTAAAAAGGGAGAATCTTATTTTATTGAAAGTCCCGAACAATTTCCTGGAAATGAAGCTATTGAAAGTATTCTTGAGCCTTATATTAGGGCTAATATTATTGTTCCTACAGAATTTTTAGGAAATATTATGAGTGTGTGTTTGTTGAAAAGAGGAGTGCAGACAAACTTAATTTATCTTGATACTAAGCGTGTTGAGCTTATTTATAAAATGCCTCTTTCTGAAATCCTTTTTGATTTTTATGATAAGATTAAATCTGTGAGTCGTGGATATGCTTCTTTTGATTATGAACTTTTAGATTATGAATATACAGATTTAGTAAGATTAGATATATTAGTCAATGGGGATAGGGTTGATGCACTGTCTCAATTGGTTTTTAAAGATAGTGCAAGAACTAAAGCCATTGGGATTTGTAAAAAATTGAAAGATGAAATAGCAAGACAACAATTCAAAATAGCTATTCAAGGTGCTATTGGCTCTAATGTTATTGCTCGAGAAACAATATCTCCTGTTAGAAAAGATGTTACTGCTAAGTGTTATGGTGGTGATATTACTCGTAAGCGAAAACTTTTGGAAAAGCAGAAAGAAGGTAAAAAGCGAATGAAGATGGTAGGAAATGTTGAGATTCCACAAAGTGCTTTTCTTGCAGTTTTGAAATCTAATGATAATTAA
- a CDS encoding V-type ATP synthase subunit A, with amino-acid sequence MRTKGKVVGVNGNLVTIEVEGSVSMNEVLFVKTAGKNLKAEVIRIRGNEVDAQVFELTKGISVGDEVEFTDKLLTVELGPGLLTQVYDGLQNPLPELAIQCGFFLERGVYLRPLNKDKKWNFKKTSKVGDVVIAGDFLGFVIEGTVHHQIMVPFYKRDSYKIVEIVSDGDYSIDDRIAVIEDDSGMRHNITMSFHWPVKIPITNYKERLIPSEPMLTQTRIIDTFFPVAKGGTFCIPGPFGAGKTVLQQVTSRNADVDVVIIAACGERAGEVVETLKEFPELTDPKTGKSLMDRTCIICNTSSMPVAAREASVYTAITIGEYYRQMGLDILLLADSTSRWAQAMREMSGRLEEIPGEEAFPAYLESVIASFYERAGIVVLNNGDIGSVTVGGSVSPAGGNFEEPVTQATLKVVGAFHGLTRERSDARKFPAISPLESWSKYKGVIDSKKTEYARSFLVKGNEINQMMKVVGEEGISNSDFLIYLKSELLDSCYLQQNSFDSIDAAVNSERQNYMFDIVYNILKTDFEFSDKLQARDFINELRQNLLDMNLSSFKDYKFNKLELTLSELVNFKKVI; translated from the coding sequence ATGAGGACAAAAGGAAAAGTCGTTGGAGTGAATGGAAACTTAGTTACTATTGAAGTAGAAGGTTCAGTTTCTATGAATGAAGTTTTATTTGTAAAAACCGCTGGTAAAAATTTAAAAGCAGAAGTAATTCGTATTAGGGGCAATGAAGTTGATGCACAAGTTTTTGAATTGACAAAAGGGATATCTGTTGGAGATGAAGTTGAATTTACGGATAAGCTCTTAACAGTTGAATTAGGACCAGGTCTTTTAACTCAAGTGTATGATGGACTTCAAAATCCTTTGCCTGAACTGGCTATTCAATGTGGATTTTTTTTAGAAAGGGGGGTATATTTAAGGCCCTTGAATAAAGATAAAAAATGGAATTTTAAAAAAACCTCCAAAGTTGGAGACGTTGTTATTGCAGGAGATTTTTTAGGTTTTGTAATTGAAGGAACTGTCCATCATCAAATAATGGTTCCATTTTATAAAAGAGATTCTTATAAAATTGTGGAAATTGTAAGTGATGGTGACTATTCGATTGATGATCGAATTGCTGTAATCGAAGATGATTCTGGTATGAGACATAATATTACAATGTCTTTTCATTGGCCTGTTAAAATTCCTATTACTAATTATAAAGAGAGACTTATTCCTAGTGAACCTATGTTGACTCAAACTAGAATTATAGATACATTTTTTCCAGTTGCTAAAGGGGGAACTTTTTGCATTCCAGGCCCTTTTGGAGCTGGAAAAACGGTTCTTCAGCAGGTTACAAGTCGAAATGCTGATGTTGATGTAGTGATTATTGCAGCCTGTGGTGAACGAGCAGGAGAAGTTGTAGAAACTCTTAAGGAGTTTCCCGAGTTGACAGATCCCAAAACAGGTAAATCTTTAATGGATAGGACTTGTATTATTTGTAATACATCTTCAATGCCAGTTGCAGCTAGAGAAGCCTCTGTTTATACCGCTATTACTATTGGTGAATATTATAGACAGATGGGCCTTGATATTCTTCTTTTGGCAGATTCAACTTCAAGATGGGCTCAAGCTATGAGAGAAATGTCTGGTCGTCTTGAAGAAATTCCTGGTGAGGAGGCTTTTCCAGCTTATCTTGAGTCTGTTATTGCTTCCTTTTATGAAAGGGCAGGCATTGTAGTTCTTAATAATGGTGACATTGGATCTGTAACAGTTGGTGGTTCTGTAAGCCCTGCTGGTGGTAATTTCGAAGAGCCAGTTACTCAAGCAACTTTAAAGGTTGTTGGAGCATTTCATGGACTTACAAGAGAAAGGTCTGATGCTAGAAAATTTCCAGCTATTAGCCCTCTTGAATCTTGGAGCAAATATAAAGGTGTTATTGATTCTAAAAAGACAGAATATGCAAGATCTTTTTTAGTAAAAGGTAACGAAATTAATCAAATGATGAAAGTTGTTGGGGAAGAGGGCATAAGTAATAGTGATTTTTTAATTTATTTGAAATCTGAACTGCTTGATTCATGCTATTTACAACAAAATTCATTTGATTCTATTGATGCTGCTGTTAATTCAGAGCGTCAAAATTATATGTTTGATATAGTTTATAACATTCTTAAGACTGACTTTGAATTTTCCGATAAGCTTCAAGCAAGAGATTTCATAAATGAATTAAGACAAAATCTTTTAGACATGAATCTTTCTTCTTTTAAAGATTATAAATTTAATAAATTGGAGCTCACCTTGAGTGAGTTGGTAAATTTTAAAAAGGTAATTTAG